One genomic window of Bartonella sp. HY038 includes the following:
- a CDS encoding D-tagatose-bisphosphate aldolase, class II, non-catalytic subunit, which yields MTKNPLQSISNWRQQSGPSGIPSICTAHPMVIEAAMRATMPTPLPLLIEATCNQVNQDGGYTGMTPQDYKNFVLDIAQNCNFPVERLIFGGDHLGPNPWKNLAAEEAMDKAEVMIRAYSAAGFTKLHLDCSMGCLNEPLALDDNIIALRAARLAKAAEEAAAQGSIAPVYIIGTEVPVPGGALEEIEGLEVTNKDAALTTYDIHKQAFIAQGLEDAFSRVIGLVVQPGVEFGNHNVIDYDPQAAVTLCSALPLMPNIVFEAHSTDYQTRAALTALVNDGFGILKVGPGLTFVMRETLYGLDMIAEELFAGRRQKTLRQTMEEVMLSSPANWDRYYHGDQHELALQRHFSYSDRIRYYWPNEKANRAVEELLGLFNNVTLPETLIGQYLGGLYHDVRSHRLPANAKALVFASIEKAINDYIAACWQA from the coding sequence ATGACTAAAAATCCTCTGCAATCTATTTCAAATTGGCGTCAGCAATCGGGGCCATCTGGCATACCGTCTATTTGCACAGCGCACCCCATGGTTATTGAGGCGGCAATGCGTGCAACCATGCCAACGCCATTGCCACTATTGATTGAAGCAACCTGCAATCAAGTTAATCAAGATGGTGGCTATACTGGTATGACACCACAAGATTATAAAAATTTTGTGCTAGATATTGCCCAAAACTGCAACTTTCCAGTTGAGCGTTTAATTTTTGGTGGTGATCACCTTGGACCTAATCCGTGGAAAAATTTAGCCGCAGAAGAAGCTATGGATAAAGCCGAAGTCATGATCCGTGCCTATTCGGCTGCCGGTTTTACCAAGTTGCATTTAGATTGTTCCATGGGCTGTCTTAATGAACCTTTGGCACTTGATGATAATATTATTGCGCTGCGTGCTGCCCGACTTGCCAAGGCTGCAGAAGAAGCAGCAGCGCAAGGCTCAATCGCCCCTGTTTACATTATTGGAACTGAAGTACCAGTGCCTGGTGGTGCTTTGGAAGAGATTGAAGGGCTTGAAGTAACGAACAAAGATGCCGCCCTTACAACTTATGATATTCATAAGCAGGCATTTATAGCACAAGGCTTAGAAGATGCCTTTTCACGAGTTATTGGCCTTGTTGTGCAGCCCGGCGTTGAGTTTGGCAATCATAATGTCATTGATTATGATCCGCAAGCTGCAGTCACTCTATGTTCTGCATTGCCGCTTATGCCGAATATTGTATTTGAGGCGCATTCTACTGATTATCAAACCCGCGCCGCTTTAACGGCTTTGGTTAATGATGGATTTGGTATTTTAAAAGTTGGCCCCGGCCTTACCTTTGTTATGCGTGAAACCTTATATGGTCTTGATATGATTGCAGAAGAGCTTTTTGCAGGGCGACGTCAAAAGACTTTGCGCCAAACCATGGAAGAGGTCATGCTCAGCTCTCCTGCTAATTGGGATCGCTATTATCACGGTGATCAACATGAATTGGCCTTGCAGCGCCATTTTTCTTATAGCGACCGTATCCGCTATTATTGGCCTAATGAAAAAGCTAATCGTGCGGTTGAAGAACTCTTGGGGTTATTTAACAATGTCACATTGCCAGAAACTCTTATCGGGCAATATCTTGGCGGCCTTTATCATGATGTTCGTAGCCACCGCCTGCCAGCTAATGCCAAGGCTTTGGTGTTCGCAAGCATTGAAAAAGCAATCAATGATTATATTGCTGCTTGTTGGCAAGCTTAA
- a CDS encoding sugar kinase: MGKVLTIGEILVEIVATTKGDGFLSAQPLIGPFPSGAPAIFIDQVGKLNTPCAIISRVGDDDFGRVNIDRLKADGVDVSAIEIAQGESTGSAFVRYREDGSRAFVYNIRYSACGTLNTTQSAKDMIKDCDHLHVMGSAFSAPELGAMVIEAAKAIKHKGGTISFDPNLRPELLNTPGLKQSCEFILSITDLFMPSGEEIFLFEKAGNEEEAVNHLLARGIKTIVVKRGEKGASLYENGKRFDAQAFKVEEKDPTGAGDCFGGAFLSFWLKNTDPQQALDFANAAGARAVSEIGPMEGTSTLADLERFIAQKAL, from the coding sequence ATGGGTAAAGTTTTAACTATTGGCGAAATTTTAGTCGAGATTGTTGCCACCACCAAAGGTGATGGTTTTTTAAGTGCGCAGCCGCTTATTGGACCGTTTCCATCGGGTGCACCAGCTATTTTTATCGATCAAGTTGGCAAATTGAATACGCCATGCGCGATTATTTCCCGCGTTGGTGATGATGATTTTGGCCGCGTCAATATCGATCGCTTAAAAGCTGATGGCGTTGATGTTTCAGCTATTGAGATTGCCCAAGGTGAGTCAACTGGTAGTGCTTTTGTGCGCTATCGCGAGGATGGCAGTCGCGCTTTTGTTTATAATATCCGCTATAGTGCATGTGGCACATTAAACACCACTCAAAGCGCTAAGGATATGATTAAGGATTGCGATCATCTTCATGTTATGGGGTCGGCTTTTTCAGCGCCTGAACTTGGCGCCATGGTTATTGAAGCTGCAAAGGCAATAAAACATAAGGGTGGCACAATTTCCTTCGATCCCAATTTGCGCCCTGAATTATTGAATACCCCTGGTCTTAAACAATCTTGCGAATTTATTCTATCTATCACTGATCTTTTTATGCCGTCTGGAGAAGAAATTTTCTTATTTGAAAAAGCTGGCAATGAAGAAGAAGCGGTCAATCATCTATTGGCGCGTGGTATCAAAACCATTGTGGTGAAGCGTGGGGAAAAAGGTGCGAGTCTTTATGAAAATGGCAAGCGGTTTGACGCACAAGCTTTTAAGGTTGAGGAAAAAGATCCAACTGGCGCAGGTGATTGTTTTGGCGGAGCATTTTTGAGTTTTTGGCTCAAAAATACCGATCCGCAACAAGCGCTTGATTTTGCCAATGCTGCAGGTGCGCGTGCGGTTAGCGAAATTGGCCCTATGGAGGGAACGTCAACCCTTGCCGATCTCGAGCGCTTTATTGCGCAAAAAGCACTTTGA